From the genome of Thermotoga sp.:
ATACTGAGGTGCCACCCTCCCACTAAAGTCAGAAAAAAGATCGAACGTGATGTGGTTCTTTTCTGCAAATGCCTTGTTCGCAAAGGATCTGTCGACACTGATACCAAGAACCACAGCGTTGAATCTGTTAAACTTGGAAAAGGAATCCCTGAATGTGCAGAGCTCTTTTTCACAGACGCTCGTGAACGCACCCGGGTAGAAGACGAGCACCACGTTTTTCCCAGAGTAGTCTGAGAGCATCACTCTTTTCAGCTCTGTGTTCACCAACTCGAAATCGATCGCCTTATCACCGGATTTCAGCACAAAAATCACCTCCATAAAAAAAATCAGTTAGGTCAAACTTACCCGATGGTATTTTACCATGAGAGAGAAAAAGAGTATGAAATACGAAAAGATCGCGTACTTCAGATTTTTCGGTAGACTGAATGATTTCTTTAAGGACAACGAGAAAGTTAAAATCCATCGTTTCACGGGCTTCCAGACGGTGAAAGACAGAATAGAGGCGCTTGGAGTACCACATGTTGAGGTGAGCTTCATTACACTAGATGGAAGGCCTGTCGATTTCGATCACATGGTGGAAGACGGGGAGTTTTTCTGTGTTTATCCCGAGTTTCAAACTATAGAGATTCCTCTGGAATGGCTCGTCACTCCCAGATACGAAGGTGAGCCACAATTCATACTCGACATCCATCTTGGAAAGCTCGCCAGGTTCCTCAGAATGCTGGGTTTCTACGCTTTCTTCGGTGAGGAAGACGATGCAAAACTCTGCAAGATGGCGGTGAAAGAGAAGGCCATACTTCTGTCTCGAGATGTGGGCTTGCTGAAAAGAAAAGAGCTTGTCTTCGGCTATTACGTGAGAAACACCGATCCGAAAAAGCAACTGGTGGAAGTGGTGAAAAGATTCGACCTGAAAAGATGGATGAAGCCGTTCACAAGATGTATCGAGTGCAACGTGAAATTCGAAGAAGTGCCGAAGGAGGGTGTGAAAGACAGAGTTCCTCCAAGAGTTTACAAGCTCTTCGATGAGTTTGTACGCTGTCCAAACTGCGGGAGGGTTTACTGGAAAGGCTCACACTATGATCACATGGTGGACTTCATAAAGAAAAGTCTAAATTGATTCCCAACTTGTTATAACTTTGAATTTTAAAGAAAACGTGATACTCTTTCACTTAAGACTTTTGTGGGAGGGATCTTTATGAGAAGGTTACTCTTACTCCTTGTAGTCGCAAGTGCTTTGCTCTTTTTTGTAGGGACCAGTTGTGAATCGAGGATTCAGGTTCCTGTTCCTCTTCCCGAAGTGAGTGTGGAAGTACCGAAAGTGGAATTTGGTTTCAAGGTGGTAAAACCAACCGGAACAGAAGATTTCTTCGAGGATTTCGAATCGTACGGCCAGGGAGAGGTTGCTCCGTTTGGACCGTGGAAGGTACTCAGAAAGGCTCCTCACGTTGAAGAGGGAGTTCAGGCAGATAAAACCATTGGGAAAGTTCTCAAGGTAGACGACGGTCAAGGTGTTTTCACGCCAGGTGAGTGGATGAACTTCATTCTTGAGTGTAACCTGAACAGAGAAGGGTCAGCGGAAGGAAGAGTGTACTTTAGGCTTTCCGACGATGGGAAAAAAGGCTTCTACGTGTCTTTTTCAGAGTACGGCATAGCTGCTCACAAGTTCGCAGGAAGCATAGACATGAAAATAGCAGAGAACACGAGTTTCAAACTGAGTAACGACTGGATATATTTGAAAGTCCTTGCAGATGGAGAAAGGATTGAAGTCTTCCTGAACGGAAAGAAAGTCATCGGCGTCACCGATCCTGATGTATTCCCGGGAGGAATAGGAATGGCGACGACTTTTCAGACCATCTTCTTCGACAATGTGAGGGTCGAAACTATAAAAAAGTGAAGGGACAAAGCCCCTTCATTCTTGTTGTTCCTCCACGAAGGTGGGCTTTCTCCTCACCTTCTTTATCACGTAGAATTCGAGCTCGTCCCCCTCCCGTATATCGTCGAAGCCTGCAAGCTTTATACCACATTCTTGTGGTGCTTCAACGACTTTCACATCCTCTTTGTAGTGTTTCAAACTTTCTATCTTTCCCTCGAAGACGAGCTGTCCGTTCCTGTAGATTCTGACGAAACCCTCTTTGTCCGCCTTCCCATCCAGCATCTGCACACCGGCTACTTTTCCAACCTTCGAGATCTTGAAGACCTTCTTTATCTCACCACGACCGATCACTTCTTCTACCTCTTCAGGCTCCAGCATTCCTTCGAGAGCTAGCTTGAGATCTTCAACGAGCTTGTAGATGATGGAGTACGTTCTCACGTCGACTCCTTCCTGTTCTGTGAGTTTTCTAGCCTTGTTGTTCACCTTCACCCTGAAACCGAGTATCACACCGTCCACGGCCGCCGCCAGCATGACGTCACTGGTGCTTATCTCACCAACTCCAGTGTGAACGATGTTCAATTCTATCTCCTTGGACTGAAGCTTGTTTATGGCGTTCCTCAGGGCTGCGACGGATCCGTACGTGTCCGCCTTCAGAATGAGGTTCAGGATCTTCTTGCCCTTTTCCTGCATCATCTTCATCAGCTCTTCTAGATTCATATGTTTCCTTGTCTGTTTCTGAGACTCCAGCTTCTCCAGTCTCTTTTCAACTATGTTTCTCGCCCTTTCCACGCTCTCCACCACGTAAACGTTGGAGTGGATATCTGGCACGTCCTCGAATCCGAGGATCATGACGGGCTGTGATGGATGTGCCTCTTTTACAGATCTCATCCTGTCGTCGAACAGATTCCTTACCTTTCCATAAGTGTTGGAAGCTACAACGGCATCTCCCACTCTCAGGACACCGTCTTTCACGATCACACTCGCAACGGGTCCCATCTTCTTGTCAAGCTTGGACTCTATGATCACAGCCCTCGCGGGGCCTCTTGGATAACACTTGATCTCGTTCATGTCAGCCACAAGGAGAATCATCTCAAGGAGTTCATCCACTCCCTGCCCGGTCTTTGCCGATATGGGAACGACTACCGTGTCCCCTCCCCATTCTTCTGGGATGAGTCCGAGTTTTTCTACGAGTTCTTGTTTGGTTTTCTCCACGTTCGCGTTCGGCTTATCTATCTTGTTTATAGCAACTATTATGGGAACGTTAGCAGATTTTGCGTGGTTGTACGCCTCTATCGTCTGGGGCATCACCCCGTCATCCGCTGCGACTACAAGGACAACGATGTCCGTTGCTTGGGCACCTCTTGCCCTCATTTCCGTGAAGAGCTCATGTCCTGGGGTGTCTATGAACGTGATCCTCCTTCCGTTCACCTCTACCTGGTAAGCACCTATGGACTGGGTTATTCCACCTTCTTCTTTCTCAGCTACCCTTGTGGATCTGATCCTGTCGAGAAGGGTCGTTTTCCCGTGGTCAACGTGTCCCATGACCGTCACAACAGGAGGTCTTGGAGCAAGCTCGTCCTTCTTTTCGTAAAGCTCCTGGTACCTTCCCTCTAGAAGTTCAAATTCATCGATCTCCTCTTCAGGTACTCTTTCTTCCTCAAATTCCACCTCTACCTTGTACTCTTTCAAAATCTGATCTACCTCTTCCACTTTCAGGATCTGCCCCGGTCTCAACGCGATACCTTTCTTCACGAACATGTCCTGTATGATCTTGTTTTGAGGTAC
Proteins encoded in this window:
- the infB gene encoding translation initiation factor IF-2: MARLRVYELARKLNMSPKELLQELEELGVNVKSHMSFVDEEIANIIIDLLEEDRERRPKQLSKPKKESDEEIEKEVVEKKKRKKITLKPGELKLDIIAEKLGVPQNKIIQDMFVKKGIALRPGQILKVEEVDQILKEYKVEVEFEEERVPEEEIDEFELLEGRYQELYEKKDELAPRPPVVTVMGHVDHGKTTLLDRIRSTRVAEKEEGGITQSIGAYQVEVNGRRITFIDTPGHELFTEMRARGAQATDIVVLVVAADDGVMPQTIEAYNHAKSANVPIIVAINKIDKPNANVEKTKQELVEKLGLIPEEWGGDTVVVPISAKTGQGVDELLEMILLVADMNEIKCYPRGPARAVIIESKLDKKMGPVASVIVKDGVLRVGDAVVASNTYGKVRNLFDDRMRSVKEAHPSQPVMILGFEDVPDIHSNVYVVESVERARNIVEKRLEKLESQKQTRKHMNLEELMKMMQEKGKKILNLILKADTYGSVAALRNAINKLQSKEIELNIVHTGVGEISTSDVMLAAAVDGVILGFRVKVNNKARKLTEQEGVDVRTYSIIYKLVEDLKLALEGMLEPEEVEEVIGRGEIKKVFKISKVGKVAGVQMLDGKADKEGFVRIYRNGQLVFEGKIESLKHYKEDVKVVEAPQECGIKLAGFDDIREGDELEFYVIKKVRRKPTFVEEQQE
- a CDS encoding family 16 glycoside hydrolase translates to MRRLLLLLVVASALLFFVGTSCESRIQVPVPLPEVSVEVPKVEFGFKVVKPTGTEDFFEDFESYGQGEVAPFGPWKVLRKAPHVEEGVQADKTIGKVLKVDDGQGVFTPGEWMNFILECNLNREGSAEGRVYFRLSDDGKKGFYVSFSEYGIAAHKFAGSIDMKIAENTSFKLSNDWIYLKVLADGERIEVFLNGKKVIGVTDPDVFPGGIGMATTFQTIFFDNVRVETIKK
- a CDS encoding Mut7-C RNAse domain-containing protein encodes the protein MREKKSMKYEKIAYFRFFGRLNDFFKDNEKVKIHRFTGFQTVKDRIEALGVPHVEVSFITLDGRPVDFDHMVEDGEFFCVYPEFQTIEIPLEWLVTPRYEGEPQFILDIHLGKLARFLRMLGFYAFFGEEDDAKLCKMAVKEKAILLSRDVGLLKRKELVFGYYVRNTDPKKQLVEVVKRFDLKRWMKPFTRCIECNVKFEEVPKEGVKDRVPPRVYKLFDEFVRCPNCGRVYWKGSHYDHMVDFIKKSLN
- a CDS encoding redoxin domain-containing protein, with translation MLKSGDKAIDFELVNTELKRVMLSDYSGKNVVLVFYPGAFTSVCEKELCTFRDSFSKFNRFNAVVLGISVDRSFANKAFAEKNHITFDLFSDFSGRVAPQYGWIHRDFLGIPGYTVAKRSVFVMDGEGTTVYSRVSEEPREEPV